In Halomonas alkalicola, the following proteins share a genomic window:
- a CDS encoding ATP synthase subunit I, producing the protein MHRANAARRQLDFTRLFLAQGLAALLVALLGLWQAGAEGAASALLGGLVSLLPSLYFVWRGLYRGRRNVMSFYQAAAGKFGLTVALFVIVFVTVPPSNPALFFVAYVAAQLTHWLSPWLVSEGSPPRT; encoded by the coding sequence ATGCACAGAGCCAACGCCGCTCGCCGGCAGCTGGACTTCACGCGGCTATTCCTTGCCCAGGGGCTTGCCGCCCTGCTGGTGGCCCTGCTGGGGCTCTGGCAGGCAGGGGCCGAAGGCGCGGCATCGGCCCTGCTGGGCGGGCTGGTCAGCCTGCTGCCATCGCTCTACTTCGTGTGGCGGGGGCTGTATCGCGGGCGCCGGAATGTCATGAGTTTCTACCAGGCGGCAGCGGGCAAGTTCGGTTTGACGGTGGCACTGTTCGTGATCGTGTTCGTCACAGTGCCTCCCTCAAACCCAGCTTTATTCTTTGTCGCATATGTGGCGGCCCAACTCACGCACTGGCTGAGTCCCTGGCTGGTAAGTGAGGGGTCACCCCCACGAACCTGA
- a CDS encoding transporter substrate-binding domain-containing protein, translating into MTRSTHASPLLKQSALAAALGLGAAGSALADTPRVNVVTDPSFVPFEMMDPETGEMIGFDMDIINEVAERAGFEVNLTTMEFAGIIPAVQTGSQEIAIAGVTITEERAQIVDFSDPYYDSGLQIIVRADNDSVETIEDLEGMSIATRIGSTSYDFLQEQLGDRADITPYPGNSDMYMALLGRNVDAAFYDAPNVAYFSQTRGEGRTKVVGPLYEGQQYGIVFHKGSQWVEPVNEALAEMREDGTYAEIYEKWFGEAPSEE; encoded by the coding sequence ATGACAAGATCGACTCACGCTTCACCCCTCCTGAAGCAATCTGCCCTGGCCGCCGCGCTGGGCCTCGGCGCGGCCGGTTCGGCGCTGGCCGACACGCCCCGTGTCAACGTGGTCACCGACCCCAGCTTCGTGCCCTTCGAGATGATGGATCCCGAGACCGGCGAGATGATCGGCTTCGACATGGACATCATCAACGAGGTCGCCGAGCGGGCCGGTTTCGAGGTCAACCTGACCACCATGGAGTTCGCCGGCATCATCCCGGCGGTGCAGACCGGCAGCCAGGAGATCGCCATCGCCGGGGTCACCATCACCGAGGAGCGCGCCCAGATCGTCGACTTCTCGGACCCCTACTACGACTCCGGCCTGCAGATCATCGTGCGTGCCGACAACGACAGCGTCGAGACCATCGAGGATCTCGAGGGCATGTCCATCGCCACCCGCATCGGCTCCACCAGCTATGACTTCCTCCAGGAGCAGCTGGGCGATCGCGCCGACATCACCCCCTACCCGGGCAACAGCGACATGTACATGGCGCTGCTCGGTCGCAACGTGGATGCCGCCTTCTACGACGCCCCCAACGTCGCCTACTTCTCGCAGACCCGCGGCGAGGGCCGTACCAAGGTGGTAGGTCCCCTCTACGAGGGCCAGCAGTACGGCATCGTCTTCCACAAGGGCAGCCAGTGGGTCGAGCCGGTGAACGAGGCCCTGGCCGAGATGCGCGAGGATGGCACCTACGCCGAGATCTACGAGAAGTGGTTCGGCGAGGCCCCCTCGGAGGAGTGA
- a CDS encoding ParB/RepB/Spo0J family partition protein, protein MTRKRALGRGLDALIGAGARRRESLDLPEMEGEGVDEAPVAQAPDAGERLERLPLNQLTRGKYQPRRDIQPEALEELADSIRAQGVMQPIVVRPVGEERYEIIAGERRWRAAQLAELDVIPAVIREVSDEVALALALIENIQRENLNPVEEALALKRLLEEFELTQQQVADAVGKSRAQVANLLRLLALDPEVQTLLERGDLDMGHARALLGLSGAKQRKAAHEVVHKDLTVRDTEALVKRLVAGDPKRTEKPVASPDVARLETRLGELLGAPVQIQHGRGGKGRLTIRYSSLDELDGILEHIR, encoded by the coding sequence ATGACGCGTAAACGCGCCCTGGGACGTGGACTGGATGCGCTGATTGGGGCCGGCGCCCGTCGCCGTGAGAGCCTCGACCTGCCCGAGATGGAGGGCGAGGGGGTCGACGAGGCCCCGGTCGCGCAGGCGCCGGATGCGGGGGAGCGCCTCGAGCGCCTGCCGCTGAACCAGCTGACCCGCGGGAAGTACCAGCCGCGCCGCGATATCCAGCCTGAAGCCCTGGAAGAGCTGGCCGACTCGATTCGCGCCCAAGGTGTGATGCAGCCCATCGTGGTGCGCCCCGTCGGCGAGGAGCGCTACGAGATCATCGCCGGCGAGCGGCGCTGGCGCGCCGCCCAGCTGGCCGAGCTGGACGTGATCCCCGCGGTGATCCGCGAGGTGAGCGACGAGGTCGCCCTGGCCCTGGCCCTGATCGAGAATATCCAGCGCGAGAACCTCAACCCGGTGGAAGAGGCGCTGGCGCTGAAGCGGCTGCTGGAGGAGTTCGAGCTAACCCAGCAGCAGGTCGCCGACGCCGTGGGCAAGTCCCGGGCCCAGGTGGCCAACCTGCTGCGCCTGCTGGCGCTCGACCCCGAGGTGCAGACCCTGCTGGAGCGCGGCGACCTCGACATGGGCCACGCCCGGGCCCTGCTGGGGCTCTCCGGCGCCAAGCAGCGCAAGGCGGCCCACGAGGTGGTCCACAAGGACCTCACCGTGCGCGATACCGAGGCGCTGGTGAAACGACTCGTCGCCGGCGACCCAAAGCGAACCGAGAAGCCTGTGGCGAGCCCCGATGTGGCGCGTCTGGAGACGCGTCTGGGCGAACTGCTGGGTGCCCCGGTGCAGATCCAGCACGGCCGCGGTGGCAAGGGGCGGCTGACCATTCGCTACTCGAGTCTCGACGAGCTAGACGGCATTCTCGAGCACATCCGCTAG
- a CDS encoding amino acid ABC transporter ATP-binding protein, translating to MTQNDKATAPIVRMEKVNKHFGDLHVLKGIDLEVTPGEVVVIIGASGSGKSTLIRCINGLEEFQAGHIEVDGNELTPHGKSGRALQRIRTEVGMVFQQFNLFPHLSVLDNVILAPMKVRGWSRADAVETAERLLARVGISDQAAKHPTQLSGGQQQRVALARALAMEPRLMLFDEPTSALDPEMIGEVLDAMRELAREGMTMIIVTHEMGFAREVADRVIYIHKGEIAEQAPPEQIFDRPADERTRSFLARVLKH from the coding sequence ATGACACAGAACGACAAGGCGACCGCTCCCATCGTGCGCATGGAGAAGGTCAACAAGCACTTCGGCGACCTTCACGTGCTCAAGGGGATCGACCTCGAGGTGACCCCGGGGGAGGTCGTCGTGATCATCGGCGCCAGCGGCTCGGGGAAATCCACGCTGATCCGCTGCATCAACGGCCTGGAGGAGTTCCAGGCGGGCCACATCGAGGTGGACGGCAACGAGCTGACTCCCCACGGCAAGAGCGGCCGTGCGCTGCAGCGGATCCGCACCGAGGTCGGCATGGTGTTCCAGCAGTTCAACCTCTTTCCCCACCTCAGCGTGCTGGACAACGTCATCCTCGCCCCCATGAAGGTGCGCGGCTGGAGCCGCGCCGACGCCGTGGAGACCGCCGAGCGGCTGCTGGCCCGGGTCGGCATCAGCGACCAGGCCGCCAAGCACCCCACCCAGCTCTCCGGCGGCCAGCAGCAGCGCGTGGCCCTGGCCCGCGCCCTGGCCATGGAGCCGCGCCTGATGCTCTTCGACGAGCCCACCTCGGCGCTGGACCCGGAGATGATCGGCGAGGTCCTCGATGCCATGCGCGAGCTGGCACGCGAAGGCATGACCATGATCATCGTCACCCACGAGATGGGCTTCGCCCGGGAGGTCGCCGACCGGGTGATCTACATCCACAAGGGTGAGATCGCCGAGCAGGCACCGCCGGAGCAGATTTTCGATCGCCCCGCCGACGAGCGCACCCGGAGCTTCCTGGCCCGGGTCCTCAAGCACTGA
- the erpA gene encoding iron-sulfur cluster insertion protein ErpA, whose translation MSGAESFVPTPLLLSDSARRRLQSLIEEEGNRQLKLRVYVTGGGCSGFQYGFDFADEVAEDDTVIEFGDVALVVDPLSYQYLVGSTVDFEEGLAGARFLVQNPNATTTCGCGASFMV comes from the coding sequence ATGAGCGGTGCCGAATCCTTTGTTCCCACGCCCCTGCTGCTCTCCGACAGCGCGCGCAGACGGCTCCAGTCGCTGATCGAGGAGGAGGGCAACCGTCAGCTCAAGCTGCGGGTCTACGTGACCGGCGGCGGCTGCTCGGGCTTCCAGTACGGCTTCGATTTCGCCGATGAGGTCGCCGAGGATGACACCGTCATCGAGTTCGGCGACGTCGCCCTGGTGGTCGATCCGCTCTCCTACCAGTACCTGGTGGGCTCCACCGTGGACTTCGAGGAGGGGCTGGCCGGCGCCCGCTTCCTGGTCCAGAACCCCAACGCCACCACCACCTGTGGCTGCGGCGCCTCCTTCATGGTGTGA
- the rsmG gene encoding 16S rRNA (guanine(527)-N(7))-methyltransferase RsmG, with the protein MTQADTRVEARLDQGLERLGIAVDAEQRRRLLALVGLLHKWNRAYNLTAVRSPDEMVARHLLDSAAVLPFVTGPTLLDVGAGPGFPGLVLAILRPELAVSLLDSNGKKVRFQRQAVMELDLTNVTPVQARVEAFEGRFDQVISRAFASLGDFVALTLPLVAPGGHWLAMKGPAVDDELAGVPEGVVPVARHALEVPFEVGSRLLVVLEHQADGSRP; encoded by the coding sequence ATGACCCAAGCGGATACGCGGGTCGAAGCGCGTCTCGACCAGGGGCTCGAACGGCTGGGGATCGCCGTGGACGCCGAGCAGCGTCGGCGCCTGCTGGCGCTGGTCGGCCTGTTGCACAAGTGGAACCGCGCCTATAACCTCACCGCGGTACGTTCGCCCGATGAGATGGTCGCTCGCCACCTGCTGGACAGCGCCGCCGTGCTGCCCTTCGTGACCGGGCCGACCCTGCTCGATGTGGGGGCCGGACCCGGCTTTCCCGGCCTGGTGCTGGCGATCCTCAGGCCCGAGCTCGCGGTGAGCCTGCTCGACAGCAACGGCAAGAAGGTGCGCTTCCAGCGCCAGGCGGTGATGGAGCTTGACCTGACCAACGTCACCCCGGTGCAGGCCCGGGTCGAGGCCTTCGAGGGGCGCTTCGACCAGGTGATCTCCCGGGCCTTCGCCAGCCTCGGCGACTTCGTCGCCCTGACGCTGCCGCTGGTGGCCCCCGGCGGCCACTGGCTGGCCATGAAGGGCCCGGCGGTGGATGACGAACTGGCCGGCGTGCCGGAGGGCGTGGTGCCGGTCGCCCGGCACGCCCTGGAGGTGCCCTTCGAGGTCGGCAGCCGGCTGCTGGTGGTCCTCGAGCACCAGGCCGATGGCTCGCGCCCATGA
- the mnmG gene encoding tRNA uridine-5-carboxymethylaminomethyl(34) synthesis enzyme MnmG translates to MDYPDRFDVIVIGGGHAGTEAALASARMGCQTLLLTHNIETLGQMSCNPAIGGIGKSHLVKEIDALGGAMAMATDLGGIQFRVLNARKGPAVRATRAQADRVRYKAAIRGMLENQPNLTLFQQAAGDLIVEGDTVRGVVTETGIRFLGETVVLCTGTFLGGVIHIGLEQSRGGRAGDPPSNRLAERLRALPFRVDRLKTGTPPRLDARSLDFSVLEEQPGDTPTPVMSFLGSRAQHPRQVSCHIAHTNARTHEIIFANLDRSPMYSGVIEGVGPRYCPSIEDKVHRFADKASHQVFIEPEGLDTHELYPNGISTSLPFDVQLEVVRSIRGLENAHITRPGYAIEYDFFDPRDLKHSLETKFIHNLFFAGQINGTTGYEEAGAQGLLAGLNAARRAKGLAAWWPRRDEAYLGVLVDDLITLGTKEPYRMFTSRAEYRLLLREDNADLRLTEAGRELGLVDETRWAAFSAKREAIDAESARLRASWVQPGTAAAEAVAEKTGKALSREYSLMDLLKRPELGYDDVAALPGLPGEPVADESVAEQVQIQAKYQGYIDRQQEEIDRLKRHEATPLPLDLDYARVEGLSHEIRQKLAEAKPATLAQASRISGVTPAAVSILLIHLKKRRLLDDHRAASA, encoded by the coding sequence TTGGATTACCCCGACCGCTTTGACGTCATCGTCATCGGCGGAGGCCATGCCGGAACCGAAGCCGCCCTGGCCTCCGCCCGCATGGGCTGTCAGACCCTGCTGCTGACCCACAACATCGAGACCCTCGGGCAGATGTCCTGCAATCCCGCCATCGGCGGGATCGGCAAGAGCCATCTGGTCAAGGAGATCGATGCGCTGGGTGGCGCCATGGCCATGGCCACCGATCTCGGCGGTATCCAGTTCCGCGTGCTCAACGCCCGCAAGGGTCCCGCGGTACGGGCCACCCGGGCCCAGGCGGATCGGGTGCGCTACAAGGCGGCGATCCGCGGCATGCTGGAGAACCAGCCCAATCTGACGCTCTTCCAGCAGGCCGCCGGCGACCTGATCGTCGAGGGCGACACCGTCCGCGGCGTGGTCACCGAGACCGGGATCCGCTTCCTCGGCGAGACCGTGGTGCTGTGTACCGGCACCTTCCTCGGCGGGGTGATCCATATCGGCCTCGAGCAGAGCCGCGGCGGCCGCGCCGGCGACCCGCCCTCCAATCGTCTCGCCGAGCGCCTGCGCGCCCTGCCGTTCCGGGTCGACCGCCTCAAGACCGGCACCCCGCCCAGGCTGGATGCACGCAGCCTCGACTTCTCGGTACTCGAAGAGCAGCCCGGTGACACCCCCACCCCGGTGATGTCCTTCCTGGGCAGTCGGGCCCAGCACCCGCGCCAGGTGAGCTGCCATATCGCCCACACCAATGCGCGCACCCACGAGATCATCTTCGCCAACCTCGACCGCTCGCCGATGTACTCCGGCGTCATCGAGGGCGTCGGGCCGCGCTACTGCCCCTCCATCGAGGACAAGGTGCACCGCTTCGCCGACAAGGCGAGCCACCAGGTCTTTATCGAGCCGGAGGGGCTGGATACCCACGAGCTCTACCCCAACGGCATCTCCACCTCGCTGCCCTTCGACGTGCAGCTCGAGGTGGTGCGCTCGATCAGGGGGCTGGAAAACGCCCATATCACGCGGCCCGGCTACGCCATCGAATACGATTTCTTCGACCCGCGGGACCTGAAGCACTCGCTGGAGACGAAATTCATCCACAACCTGTTCTTCGCCGGGCAGATCAACGGCACCACCGGCTACGAGGAGGCCGGCGCCCAGGGGCTGCTGGCGGGGCTCAACGCCGCCCGGCGGGCCAAGGGGCTGGCGGCCTGGTGGCCGCGCCGCGACGAGGCCTACCTCGGGGTGCTGGTGGACGACCTGATCACCCTGGGGACGAAGGAGCCCTACCGCATGTTCACCTCCCGGGCCGAGTACCGGCTGCTGCTGCGGGAGGACAACGCCGACCTGCGCCTGACCGAGGCGGGCCGCGAGCTGGGGCTGGTGGACGAGACCCGCTGGGCCGCCTTCAGCGCCAAGCGCGAGGCGATCGACGCCGAGAGCGCCAGGCTCCGTGCCAGCTGGGTGCAGCCCGGCACGGCGGCCGCCGAGGCCGTGGCCGAGAAGACCGGCAAGGCGCTCTCCCGGGAATACAGCCTGATGGACCTGCTCAAGCGTCCGGAGCTCGGCTATGACGATGTCGCCGCTCTGCCCGGTCTGCCGGGCGAGCCGGTGGCCGATGAAAGCGTCGCCGAGCAGGTGCAGATCCAGGCCAAGTACCAGGGCTATATCGACCGTCAGCAGGAGGAGATCGACCGGCTCAAGCGCCACGAGGCCACCCCCCTGCCGCTGGATCTCGATTACGCGCGGGTCGAGGGGCTCTCCCACGAGATTCGCCAGAAGCTCGCCGAGGCGAAGCCGGCGACCCTGGCCCAGGCCTCGCGCATCTCCGGGGTCACCCCGGCGGCGGTCTCGATCCTGCTGATCCATCTCAAGAAGCGGCGCCTGCTCGATGACCACAGGGCGGCCAGCGCATGA
- a CDS encoding ParA family protein — MTKIIALTNQKGGVGKTTTAVNLAASLAALDRRVLLVDLDPQGHATMGSGVDKHELDGSVLDVLLGDRGAIEVILDCPEAGYALLPGNGDLTAAEVALLDREAGRERCLERALADVAGEYDVVLIDCPPSLNMLTVNGLTAAHGVLIPLQCEFYALEGLSALLDTVEQIKDSVNPGLEVYGILRTMFDARNSLTRDVTKQLRDYFGDTLLKATIPRNVRVAEAPSHGLPVTKYARFSRGSQAHRVLAKELIRRLSL; from the coding sequence GTGACCAAGATCATCGCCTTGACCAACCAGAAGGGTGGCGTCGGCAAGACCACCACCGCGGTCAACCTCGCCGCCAGCCTGGCGGCGCTGGATCGCCGCGTGCTGCTGGTGGACCTCGACCCCCAGGGGCATGCCACCATGGGCAGCGGGGTGGACAAGCATGAGCTGGACGGCAGCGTGCTGGACGTGCTGCTGGGCGACCGCGGTGCCATCGAGGTGATCCTCGACTGTCCCGAGGCGGGCTATGCGCTGCTGCCGGGCAACGGCGACCTCACCGCCGCCGAGGTGGCGCTGCTCGACCGCGAGGCCGGACGCGAGCGCTGCCTGGAGCGGGCGCTGGCCGATGTGGCCGGCGAATACGACGTGGTGCTGATCGACTGCCCGCCGTCGCTCAACATGCTCACCGTCAACGGCCTCACCGCGGCCCACGGGGTGCTGATCCCGCTGCAGTGCGAGTTCTACGCCCTGGAGGGGCTCTCGGCGCTCCTCGATACCGTCGAGCAGATCAAGGACAGCGTGAATCCCGGGCTCGAGGTCTACGGCATCCTGCGCACCATGTTCGATGCCCGCAACAGCCTGACTCGCGACGTCACCAAGCAGCTGCGCGACTACTTCGGCGATACCCTGCTCAAGGCCACCATTCCGCGCAACGTGCGGGTGGCCGAGGCGCCCAGCCACGGCCTGCCGGTGACCAAGTATGCCCGCTTCTCGCGGGGCAGCCAGGCCCACCGGGTGCTGGCCAAGGAACTGATTCGCCGGCTGTCGCTGTGA
- the argC gene encoding N-acetyl-gamma-glutamyl-phosphate reductase, whose amino-acid sequence MIKVGIVGGTGYTGVELLRLLAQHPEVEVEAITSRSEAGVRVCDMYPNLRGHYDTLAFSEPDADRLGACDAVFFATPHGVAHALAFDLLERGTRVIDLSADFRLRDAEEWAEWYGQPHGAPALLGEAVYGLPEVNRDRIRQARLIAVPGCYPTAVQLGLLPLLEAGLIDAGHIIADCKSGVTGAGRGAKVPSLLAEASESMKAYGAAGHRHLPEIRQGLGDAAGSPVGLTFVPHLTPMIRGIHATLYGRLIGEPGDLQALFEQRFEGEPFVDVMPAGSHPETRSVKGANLCRIAVHRPGNGDTVVVLAVIDNLVKGASGQAIQNLNLMFGFDEKAGLAAPALMP is encoded by the coding sequence GTGATCAAGGTCGGAATCGTCGGTGGCACCGGGTATACCGGGGTCGAACTGCTCAGGCTGCTGGCCCAGCATCCCGAGGTCGAGGTGGAGGCCATCACCTCCCGCTCCGAGGCGGGCGTGCGCGTCTGCGACATGTACCCCAACCTGCGCGGCCACTACGACACCCTGGCCTTCAGCGAGCCCGATGCCGACCGTCTCGGCGCCTGCGACGCCGTCTTCTTCGCCACCCCCCACGGCGTGGCCCACGCCCTGGCCTTTGATCTGCTCGAGCGCGGCACCCGGGTGATCGACCTCTCCGCGGACTTCCGCCTGCGCGACGCCGAGGAGTGGGCCGAGTGGTACGGCCAGCCCCATGGCGCGCCGGCGCTGCTGGGCGAGGCGGTCTACGGCCTGCCCGAGGTCAACCGCGACAGGATCCGCCAGGCGCGCCTGATCGCCGTGCCCGGCTGCTACCCCACCGCCGTGCAGCTCGGCCTGCTGCCGCTGCTCGAGGCCGGCCTGATCGATGCCGGGCATATCATTGCCGACTGCAAGTCCGGGGTGACCGGCGCGGGCCGCGGCGCCAAGGTGCCCTCGCTGCTGGCCGAGGCCAGCGAGTCCATGAAGGCCTATGGCGCCGCCGGCCACCGCCACCTGCCGGAGATCCGCCAGGGCCTGGGCGACGCCGCCGGTTCGCCGGTGGGGCTCACCTTCGTGCCCCACCTGACGCCGATGATCCGGGGCATCCACGCCACCCTCTACGGGCGCCTCATCGGCGAGCCGGGCGACCTGCAGGCGCTCTTCGAGCAGCGCTTCGAAGGCGAGCCCTTCGTCGACGTGATGCCCGCCGGCAGCCACCCCGAGACCCGCAGCGTCAAGGGCGCCAATCTCTGCCGAATCGCCGTGCACCGCCCGGGCAACGGCGACACGGTGGTGGTGCTTGCGGTGATCGACAACCTGGTCAAGGGCGCCTCCGGCCAGGCGATCCAGAACCTCAACCTGATGTTCGGCTTCGACGAGAAGGCCGGCCTCGCCGCCCCGGCGCTGATGCCCTGA
- a CDS encoding amino acid ABC transporter permease, protein MDVTFQFDWAAAFRSIPHLLPGIPWTLLISFGGLAIGFVIGIVFGLMRISPSRLMRWPAILYIEVFRGTPILVQVLFIFYGLPQLLGSPINALTAGIAAIAVNSGAYISEVVRGGVQSIERGQREASLSLGLSRTQAFRYVIWPQAFRRMIPPLGNQGIISIKDTSLFSVIGVGELVRQGQIYIATTFTALEVYFMVALMYLAITWSLSLLLRQLEKRGLVGQ, encoded by the coding sequence GTGGACGTGACCTTTCAATTCGACTGGGCGGCGGCGTTCCGCTCCATCCCGCACCTGCTGCCCGGCATTCCCTGGACCCTGCTGATCTCCTTCGGCGGACTGGCCATCGGCTTCGTGATCGGCATCGTCTTCGGCCTGATGCGGATCAGCCCGTCGCGCCTGATGCGCTGGCCGGCGATCCTCTATATCGAGGTATTCCGCGGCACGCCGATCCTGGTCCAGGTGCTGTTCATCTTCTACGGCCTGCCCCAGCTGCTGGGCAGCCCCATCAACGCCCTGACCGCCGGCATCGCCGCCATCGCGGTCAACTCCGGCGCCTACATCTCGGAGGTGGTGCGCGGCGGGGTCCAGTCCATCGAGCGCGGCCAGCGCGAGGCCTCGCTGTCGCTGGGGCTCTCCCGTACCCAGGCCTTCCGCTACGTGATCTGGCCCCAGGCCTTCCGCCGCATGATCCCGCCCCTGGGCAACCAGGGCATCATCAGCATCAAGGACACCTCGCTGTTCTCGGTGATCGGCGTGGGCGAGCTGGTCCGCCAGGGGCAGATCTACATCGCCACGACCTTCACCGCCCTGGAGGTCTACTTCATGGTGGCCCTGATGTATCTGGCCATCACCTGGAGCCTGTCGCTGCTGCTGCGCCAGCTGGAAAAGCGCGGCCTGGTCGGACAATAG